The Vibrio chagasii genome includes a region encoding these proteins:
- the glpE gene encoding thiosulfate sulfurtransferase GlpE: protein MDQFKHIDVQGAQALIEQGQARLVDIRDPQSFAVAHSKTAYHLTNDTMVSFMDEVEFEQPILVMCYHGISSQGAAQYLVNQGFEEVYSVDGGFEAWHRAELPVIAG from the coding sequence ATGGACCAGTTTAAACATATCGACGTGCAAGGTGCTCAGGCCCTTATTGAACAAGGCCAAGCTCGACTTGTTGATATCCGCGACCCGCAATCTTTCGCGGTTGCTCACTCAAAAACCGCTTATCACCTAACAAACGACACTATGGTCTCGTTTATGGATGAGGTGGAGTTTGAACAACCTATCTTGGTAATGTGTTACCACGGCATTAGTAGCCAAGGTGCGGCACAATATTTAGTGAACCAAGGCTTTGAAGAGGTATATAGTGTAGATGGCGGTTTCGAAGCATGGCACCGTGCTGAACTTCCTGTGATTGCTGGCTAA
- the glpG gene encoding rhomboid family intramembrane serine protease GlpG, which yields MIRLMVLDNPRLAQAFIDYMASRQIPIQMSPEGEGRFALWLLDGQFQVETEAELNRFLSEPNHKRYQAASWDMAETRKSHFHYHTPSFMGMIKAKAGPVTLSIMLVCVVIFALQQIGFGQAIFNALHFPAVDGQQWQLWRWLSHAVLHFSVMHIAFNILWWWQLGGDIEKKLGGLKLLQIFAVSSALSGAGQYWVEGANFGGLSGVVYALVGYLWVVGTKAPQLGLSIPRQIVGFMLVWLVLGYMQPFMAIANTAHLAGLAAGVIIGFVDSMKAPKSARS from the coding sequence ATGATTAGACTGATGGTGTTAGACAATCCACGTCTTGCTCAAGCATTTATTGATTACATGGCCTCTCGCCAGATCCCTATTCAGATGTCACCTGAGGGAGAGGGGCGCTTTGCTCTTTGGCTGCTTGATGGCCAGTTTCAAGTTGAAACTGAAGCGGAGCTCAACCGCTTCTTGTCGGAACCCAATCATAAGCGCTACCAAGCGGCTTCTTGGGATATGGCAGAAACCAGAAAGAGTCACTTCCATTATCACACGCCGAGCTTCATGGGGATGATAAAAGCCAAGGCTGGCCCTGTGACACTCAGCATCATGTTGGTGTGTGTGGTGATTTTTGCACTGCAGCAGATCGGTTTTGGCCAAGCGATTTTCAATGCGTTGCACTTTCCTGCGGTGGACGGACAGCAGTGGCAATTGTGGCGTTGGTTGAGCCATGCCGTGCTTCATTTCTCGGTTATGCACATTGCTTTCAACATTTTGTGGTGGTGGCAACTGGGTGGGGATATTGAGAAAAAGTTAGGCGGTCTTAAGTTACTTCAGATCTTTGCTGTCTCTTCTGCGTTGTCAGGAGCAGGGCAATACTGGGTTGAAGGGGCCAACTTCGGTGGCTTATCTGGCGTTGTGTATGCTTTGGTTGGTTACCTATGGGTGGTTGGCACTAAAGCACCACAGCTTGGTTTGAGTATCCCAAGACAGATCGTTGGCTTTATGCTGGTGTGGTTGGTACTTGGGTACATGCAGCCATTTATGGCGATCGCCAATACCGCTCACCTAGCGGGTCTAGCGGCGGGTGTGATTATCGGTTTCGTTGATTCAATGAAAGCGCCGAAATCGGCAAGAAGTTAG